In Elaeis guineensis isolate ETL-2024a chromosome 1, EG11, whole genome shotgun sequence, a genomic segment contains:
- the LOC140856626 gene encoding LOW QUALITY PROTEIN: zinc finger BED domain-containing protein RICESLEEPER 1-like (The sequence of the model RefSeq protein was modified relative to this genomic sequence to represent the inferred CDS: inserted 1 base in 1 codon; substituted 1 base at 1 genomic stop codon), with product MAQQMYGNFENYWSDHCLILAMTVILDLRYKFQFVKYCYKKLYGYSCTEIVRICDCMFSLFNQYIVSSSKTLAVGTSTDTDINSSISCETSEPCRKADIFKDFDTFKSFEFVTTAQKSELELYLDEPRVDRKSNLDIFEFXKTNHFRYXHLSLMMHDILTIPISIIASESAFSIDGRVLDKCRSSLKLDVVEAVICTRDWIFEKKDVLESELDEIVEDIMNSNSINENQSTQGSVNIDPNA from the exons ATGGCACAGCAAATGTATGGaaattttgaaaactattggtCAGATCATTGTTTAATCTTGGCCATGACAGTTATTTTGGATCTTCGGTATAAATTTCAGTTTGTAAAGTATTGttacaaaaaattatatggatATAGCTGTACCGAAATCGTCCGCATCTGTGATTGCATGTTTTCTCTCTTCAATCAGTATATAGTTTCTTCTTCTAAAACTCTAGCTGTTGGTACATCAACTGATACAGACAttaatagtagtatttcttgtgagACTTCTGAGCCATGTAGAAAAGCAGATATTTTta AGGATTTTGATACATTTAAAAGCTTTGAATTTGTGACTACTGCACAGAAGTCTGAATTGGAATTATACTTAGATGAGCCAAGAGTTGATAGAAAGTCCAATTTAGACatctttgaattttgaaaaacaaATCATTTTCGAT CTCATCTTTCTCTCATGATGCATGATATTTTAACTATTCCAATATCCATAATTGCCTCTGAATCTGCTTTTAGTATTGATGGACGAGTACTTGATAAGTGTCGTAGTTCACTTAAACTAGATGTCGTTGAGGCTGTAATTTGCACTCGAGATTGGATATTTGAAAAGAAAG ATGTTTTGGAATCCGAGTTAGATGAGATTGTAGAAGATATCATGAACTCCAATTCCATCAATGAAAATCAATCAACTCAAGGCTCGGTCAATATTGATCCCAATGCATAA